The Corvus hawaiiensis isolate bCorHaw1 chromosome 10, bCorHaw1.pri.cur, whole genome shotgun sequence genome includes a window with the following:
- the AP1S3 gene encoding AP-1 complex subunit sigma-3 isoform X2, which translates to MIHFILLFSRQGKLRLQKWYTTLPDKEKKKIIREIVQIILSRNQKTSSFIDWKDLKLVYKRYASLYFCCAIEDQDNELLTLEVVHRYVELLDRYFGNVCELDIIFNFEKAYFILDEFIIGGEVQETSKKTAVKAIEDSDMLQETVEEYMNKPAF; encoded by the exons ATG ATACACTTTATACTGCTGTTCAGTCGGCAGGGGAAGTTAAGGCTTCAGAAATGGTACACGACGCTACCtgataaagagaagaaaaagatcaTTCGAGAAATTGTTCAGATTATTTTGTCTCGCAATCAAAAAACAAGTAGTTTTATTGACTGGAAAGACCTCAAGCTTGTTTACAAAAG GTATGCTAGTTTGTATTTCTGCTGTGCAATAGAAGACCAGGATAATGAGCTCCTGACACTAGAGGTCGTACATCGATACGTGGAGCTCCTGGACAGATACTTTGGAAAC GTGTGCGAGCTGGATATTatctttaattttgaaaaagcttACTTTATTCTTGATGAGTTTATAATTGGTGGAGAAGTACAAGAGACTTCAAAGAAGACTGCAGTGAAAGCCATAGAAGACTCTGACATGTTGCAGGAG ACAGTGGAAGAATACATGAACAAGCCTGCATTTTAA
- the AP1S3 gene encoding AP-1 complex subunit sigma-3 isoform X1, with amino-acid sequence MCQIHFILLFSRQGKLRLQKWYTTLPDKEKKKIIREIVQIILSRNQKTSSFIDWKDLKLVYKRYASLYFCCAIEDQDNELLTLEVVHRYVELLDRYFGNVCELDIIFNFEKAYFILDEFIIGGEVQETSKKTAVKAIEDSDMLQETVEEYMNKPAF; translated from the exons ATGTGCCAG ATACACTTTATACTGCTGTTCAGTCGGCAGGGGAAGTTAAGGCTTCAGAAATGGTACACGACGCTACCtgataaagagaagaaaaagatcaTTCGAGAAATTGTTCAGATTATTTTGTCTCGCAATCAAAAAACAAGTAGTTTTATTGACTGGAAAGACCTCAAGCTTGTTTACAAAAG GTATGCTAGTTTGTATTTCTGCTGTGCAATAGAAGACCAGGATAATGAGCTCCTGACACTAGAGGTCGTACATCGATACGTGGAGCTCCTGGACAGATACTTTGGAAAC GTGTGCGAGCTGGATATTatctttaattttgaaaaagcttACTTTATTCTTGATGAGTTTATAATTGGTGGAGAAGTACAAGAGACTTCAAAGAAGACTGCAGTGAAAGCCATAGAAGACTCTGACATGTTGCAGGAG ACAGTGGAAGAATACATGAACAAGCCTGCATTTTAA